The proteins below are encoded in one region of Phycisphaerales bacterium:
- a CDS encoding GNAT family N-acetyltransferase translates to MNNGDSNSPKPPSKMRAPAAQAERKDPPLVTIEIASINDQGIIKQLFEDGRLEGHTHVGDNGVDLKEIETNYLNTETNSGLWVAKHKSQVVGMIGVKLISDDRAEICRLRVRNNFRRQGIGTLLMEQALKHCSALGFLKVSLDVRIERSPAIAMFDKFGFALARTRDIDGKKLLDFYMDLYRDPSSS, encoded by the coding sequence ATGAACAACGGCGACTCCAACTCACCCAAGCCTCCATCCAAAATGCGTGCGCCTGCGGCACAGGCAGAGCGCAAGGACCCTCCCTTGGTAACGATTGAGATCGCTTCAATTAATGACCAGGGTATTATCAAGCAACTCTTTGAAGATGGCCGGCTCGAAGGACACACACATGTTGGAGATAATGGTGTTGATTTAAAAGAGATTGAAACAAACTACCTCAATACTGAAACCAATAGTGGCCTGTGGGTCGCGAAGCACAAGTCGCAGGTCGTAGGCATGATTGGCGTAAAACTCATCTCAGATGACCGAGCAGAAATTTGCAGACTTCGAGTCAGAAACAATTTTCGTCGCCAAGGCATCGGAACATTGCTTATGGAACAAGCACTTAAGCACTGCTCAGCACTAGGGTTTCTAAAAGTTTCGCTCGACGTACGAATTGAACGTTCACCAGCTATTGCAATGTTTGACAAATTTGGCTTTGCCCTGGCAAGAACCAGAGACATTGACGGAAAGAAATTACTCGACTTTTATATGGATCTGTATCGTGATCCAAGCAGCTCATAA
- a CDS encoding peptidylprolyl isomerase: MTTRSLFMLTLFTLATFTLHGIAQELTPNMQADPGTAPATEEVILLTIDTTRGPIHMKLYPEKAPLTVANFVNLSHRKFYDNVSFHRVIPNFMIQGGDPTGTGRGGPGYRFRDETDTDLRHSKPGILSMANAGPGTNGSQFFITHTPTPHLNGKHTVFGEVVNEKDQAIVNKIQKGDTIKTIIIESDTTNLMDRQKKQIDAWNAVLDKKHPDLPKYPPAAPAEESSTSTSPGQSLPTSTTDS, translated from the coding sequence ATGACCACCCGTTCGCTATTTATGCTGACACTTTTCACTTTGGCCACCTTTACGCTTCATGGGATCGCCCAAGAACTTACCCCAAACATGCAAGCAGACCCAGGCACGGCGCCAGCAACCGAGGAAGTTATTCTGCTAACGATCGACACAACTCGTGGCCCGATACATATGAAGCTCTATCCAGAGAAAGCCCCACTCACAGTGGCGAACTTCGTCAATCTCTCTCATCGAAAATTCTATGACAATGTAAGCTTCCATCGCGTCATTCCCAACTTCATGATTCAGGGCGGCGACCCAACGGGTACCGGTAGAGGCGGCCCTGGATACCGCTTTCGTGACGAAACCGATACCGATCTGCGACATAGCAAGCCAGGCATCCTTTCGATGGCAAATGCAGGCCCAGGCACCAATGGCAGCCAGTTCTTCATCACCCATACACCAACGCCGCACCTCAATGGAAAGCACACCGTCTTTGGTGAAGTCGTGAATGAAAAAGATCAAGCCATTGTCAATAAGATCCAAAAAGGCGACACCATTAAAACCATCATCATTGAAAGCGATACGACCAACTTGATGGATCGGCAAAAGAAACAAATCGATGCATGGAATGCAGTGCTAGACAAAAAGCACCCCGACTTGCCAAAATACCCTCCAGCGGCACCAGCAGAGGAATCCTCTACGTCAACATCACCAGGCCAGTCGCTTCCGACTTCAACCACTGACAGCTAA
- a CDS encoding WXG100 family type VII secretion target produces the protein MGKAIVDPEELRRFASELKRFNNELQQRLTSLQGRWRSLGETWRDQEHKKFADEFEHTARALGQFVEVSNQHIPFLLRKADRIDEYLQQR, from the coding sequence ATGGGCAAGGCAATTGTCGATCCTGAAGAACTTCGTCGTTTCGCCAGCGAACTCAAGCGATTTAATAATGAGCTACAACAGAGACTCACGTCACTTCAAGGGCGATGGCGTAGCTTGGGTGAGACCTGGAGAGACCAAGAACATAAGAAGTTTGCAGATGAGTTTGAGCATACCGCTCGCGCACTGGGGCAATTTGTAGAGGTAAGCAATCAACACATTCCGTTCCTTCTTCGCAAAGCAGATCGGATTGATGAGTACCTACAACAGCGATAG